The window TTGGCTATAGTTTAAAGTATAGACTATTGTCTAGGCTATTTATTATCTTCTCAGTGCAACACACAACGAAAAACTAACGAGGACACAGTGATCCAAATACATGATCTGAATTCAACTTTTTCCATGAGCAGAAATCAAGATAGTCGAATGCACATTGTGAAGGGCATTCAGAACCATCCCCTTTACTGGACCGTGTGTTTGTACACAAACCGCGTCATTCATTCTGGCGTGTGTGAAGTCTATGCCTGTCGCCAAGCCAAAAAGccactccccttcctcctcggGCTGATGCAACGCTGGATAGATATAAAGGTGCAGACAAACCCCACCTCGTTTAGAACAACGTAAATTCAAGTTGCGTATCACATCGTTGGCAATTTGATTTATATAACATCTTAAAATTGATCTTTTAAGCTATTCTTATACAATTGTATCCACATTGTAAGTTATTTTCCTATTTAATTGGGACAATTTAATTGTATCTTAGATACATTTATTGTTACTGAATAAAACTTCAAGGATAAATAGTTTCTAGTAGAATATTGGAGACATTCAACGGTGAAGGAATTGTTTCAAATTAAAATTGAAAAGGATCGCTACTTTTTCATAGGGATTTTATTCGTTTTCTCAAAGGTAAGATTCTGCGCCGCATCTTTTACTGTCTTGCGGGAAATATGCTGGGTTACCGGGTGTAGGCTAATTAACTTGTAATTCTCTATAAACTATACATTGTAATTTACAATTCTATAGGCCTAGTAAATGGATGTATTGTTAATAATCAAGTCTATTCTATTGGAAAATAGGTTAAATAATTAGCCTATATATTGTGTATTGAAATAGAGGGCCGATGTATTTCATCTCTTGCAGGTTATTTCCCTAGTCAATTAGCCAAGATCAATTAGGCGCAAATATCAGATTTATTAGGTTATAGATGTGTTGTTTCTGTATTCTTTATAATATTTATGATGCTATGCTATAGGCCTAGGCTACACAGCGCAATGGGCCAGACTCACAAGGAGATAAATAAATAGCACTGAAGCTGTAGGCTAGTGGGCTATATTATTTACAGAGGAATGTCGGGGCGGTAACCAAGAAAGGAATGTAATGGATTTGATGGTTGAGTCTTTCCCTTATTTAGGATATTTGTAAATAAAAGACATCAATGTCCAAGAAATGATGCAACCCAAATGAATGCCTGTAAGCTACTGCTGAGGATATCTAAAAGAGATATAGGACTACAGCTCTGCGCAAAATGGTGCCATGCCCATAATAGACAAGCACGTGCCTTTTGTTTCCATCAGTCAGTCATGGAAGAAATCTTATTAAATGGAGCCCAAAATCTAATTATTTAACAGTCCCATGCCTATAATGTTTTAGATTAGGCTGTGCTCTATCATTTAAAACCCTAAACTAATAACATGATCTCACATTCTGTTTAAATAAACGGGATTTGTTAGTTACATTTATCGGCCTATTACAATGTCCTTGTTTAACACGTTGAAATTGGAGATCAGAAGACTTGCGCCATGCTTTTGTCATTCATATTGGGAATGTGACGCTGCGCTGATGTGGATAGACGCGGGTGCCGGGCGGCTGGTATTTTTCCACTGGCTCCCGGGATGAGTCAACCCCCCTTCGTCTGGTCACATGACTTCAGATTTATGAGGTAGCTGCAGCGCATTGAGTAGCCTAGGCTCTCCCTTTCTAATATTGATTATTCAACGTCCCTGGTAGAACTCACGGTCATATGAAAGAAGAGAGTTGGAATGGCACAGGCAAGAAGTTCACAAATAAACACATCGATTCAAGGTTTTCCGTTTGTTTATTTTTATAGCATGAAACAGGCCACTGCAAAAACAGAGATGAGCCGCTTCAACATTTCCCCGGATGAGGATAGCAGTGTCAGTTCCAATAGTCATGAATACAGTTCCTGTCCCACCAAGAAGGTTCCCATTGACAGGTGAGGCACTGCAGCCTGCTGGGTCTGAAGATGCTCTGCAGTAGACTTATGCCTGTGTTTCTAACCACAGAAATGTCATCAACTTGCTTATTTTTGTAGGACTTGTATTATGTTGGTTTTAACGGCTGAATTGGAATGGGATTAATCCATTAAATAAATGCTTTATGCGTGTTTGATTTCCAGTCAATATCCCGATATGGATGCAGAGAGTCAAAACTTCCTTCCAGACTACCACCTGGACAAGAAGAAGTATGAAACAGATTATGTAAGTGCTGTCCTGATAACATATAGGTTACCCAAGTTGAGCCTTATGGTTTACTGTGCATTTACTTGAGTTTTTTTTTCTAACTGGGTATATTTGACTTTATTCTCAACAGCATCCGGGCACCGCCTCTTTTGGAATGTCAGTCTTCAACCTGGGCAATGCTATTATGGGCAGTggcatccttggtctctcctatGCCATGGCCAACACTGGCATTGCACTCTTTGTGTGAGTACTGTTCTAGTGTTCCTGTATGCCAGTGTCAGACTCGGGTTTCATTGAAATCAATTGCAGATtatttctacatctgcattgcttgctgtttggggttttaggctgggtttctgtataagcagtTAGTGACAGCTGCtggtgtaaaaagggctttataaataaatttgattaatGAAGGAAAACTGCACTGCGGGTTCAATCAGAATGTTCACACTGTGTCATCCAATGGCAATGTCCGCAGCTTGCAAGGTGTGACGAAGAGATAGTGGTGTCTGTTTTAAAGAGGTCAACACCAATGATATATCCCAGGATTGCTGAAGCCACCGGTCGGTCATATCGGCACTCCCCAGAAGGAGTAGTCCTctataggaatgaatggaattctgtAGTATTTTAATACACATTTTCAAGcgcaaaattacatgtatttaagtattttgttgttgtagtgggtacagtaacattagtacttTCAAAAAATTATACTTTATGGAAACACATTGTAaagaatttttattttttacgttTAGCTCACATTTCAATTATGCATTTTGGTGTCAGTAAACTAATAAATGTGGCAAAAACAAATGTACAcattaatacatttttattttatagctaccaaaatattttttacaatggTGGAGGGTGGTGCCAAGATGAAGGCGCAGTGGCTTCAAAACAGTCAGTCaactagtgtatatataaataattgGAATGAAAACACACTTCCACAATTGAAATGGGGCTCAGCTTTATGAATCTGGGAATTAGGTAGTAGGAATTAggagtggcaggtaacctagcggGTTGGGCCAATAACCCAAAGTGTGCTTGTTCGAGTCCctgggtgaaaaatctgtcgacgtGCTCTTGAGCAAGACAaataaccctaattgctcctgtaagtcgctttggataagagcgtccgcTAAATAACTAAAATGTAAGTCAACATCACattgaatagaatataatatagaatatCACTGTATGTTGCTAGTGTGGAAGATAGTTTGTGGAACTGTCTTGAGTCTGAATGCACTCAGTCATATCAGAGACAATACAGCACATTCTAAACTTGGCAGTGTGATATACCACCAGGTAGAGCAGAACAAGGTCACACATCTCAATATCTACCAATGTGAGGCatagatactgtacatacaacCTGAGCACAGCATTTCTCCACAGTCTACTGGAGATGTGTCCTTGTCTAAGACAGGGCATTGGATAACCCTGAAGGGAGTTCGAGTAGGCTGGTGAGACAGTCTACAGAGATCAAAGCTTATGCTACCACGGGGCACGGTAGCTAGTAGCCACGCAGGCCAGTGTTTACGAACAGTGGGCGTACGAGTGTGAGCGCTGGGGTTGGGTGTGTGGCGCACTAGCATCAGGGCCTTTCATGTGGGCCAGTCACTCAAAGCCGGGGGGAAGCCGCTTAGCAGCGCTAATCTTTCTGCGAGGGGGCCAGAGATACATAAAGGTGTAAGGTACGGGAAACGGGCCTCGCATGAGATCATTCCAGTAGACTCTTCTTCTTCTCGCCATTACACTCATTACACGTCATTTCGAACGacctttaacctaaatccaatgacatggtgtcattttttttgttgatttcacgttagttgacaaatcaaccaaatgtaaatcaaaactagatgttgaaatgacttctgtgcccagtgggcagcCAGTTTGAAGGGCCACTTGCTCCAACAGCTTATGAATATGAATTATGAATATAATACCTCTGATTAGTTAGTAGTGTAGCTTTGTGAAGTAGGAGAAATTCTGTAAAATATATAAACCATACTGAAAATAACTTTATTAATTTGGCTTGTGCATTTCCGTAACATACCTTCTTCAGGATATAAAAGCTTTTGTGTATTTTCACAAAGGCCTCTGTTTAAAAAAGATCTTTGTTTGCAAAAGGTTTCCACACCATGGGACTTGCAAACACTTCACTGTTGGGTAGATTCAGTATTTACAGAGTGAAAACAATTACCTTGGGGTCATCTAAGGTATATTTGATGAGTCAGTGAAGTGCATATGACGTGATGAGATGTAGACTAAACTATTATGGGCAGAAGTGTAAATGGTGACAAGtaaatcttggccatgttctgttataatctccacccggcacagccagaagaggactggccacccctcatagtctggtttctctctaggtttcttcctaggttctggcctttctaggtagtttttcctagccacagtgtttctatatctgcattgcttgctgtttggggttttaggctgggtttctgtacagcactctgagatatcagctgatgtaagaagggctttataaatacatttgatttgaagtagcCGAGTTGACAGAGCTGTGCTCGGATATAGTTGAGTAATCGCCTCTATACCACTGTGTTGTGGTTCTGAAGTTGTGTGAGTGAAATGATTTGCACAAAGCCTTCATAACGTGAACCTAGCTCATATCTCTTAGAGAATGTTTCTCAGTGGCACAATTTCTACTATTAATACAGTGAGTCAGTGTTAGCTCAGCTGGAGCCCATTGTCCATCCACATCCCTGTATCTGGATTGTGCATAGCTGTGTTGCATCAAAACTGTCCCCATGACAAGGTCTTTGCAGATCAGCTCACAGACAGAACCTATTGATCCCTGTGTTTGGgtgctacagtacagtagagaaggtCACTTGTATGCCACTTCCCCAGCCTCAACATGGTCAACATGAGATGTGTCCTTGCGATGGTCAGAACACATTTTCCATGTGAATTTAAGCCCTGCGTTGACATTTGGTGTGGTTTGTCTTCACGTTCAGATGGAACCATTGGGAGATCAAGTCAAAATAATGTGTTTGAATTGGGACTGGTGAAATGCACCAAACGGAAACAAAGCTTGTTCTTATCCAATGTGCACTTATCAGTAGTCAACCGTGTTACTAGGTGTCAGTGTGGTTAATACCAGTCGATAATAGTCCTTACCAGTCTTGCAGGCCTGGTTCCGTACCTTTACTCATGATACAATGTTCCTCTTCTCTCCACAGAATTCTCCTGGTGGCTGTGTCCATCTTCTCCCTGTACTCTGTGCACTTGCTTCTAAAGACAGCCAATGAAGGAGGGTCGCTGGTCTATGAACAGCTGGGTTACAAGGCCTTCGGCATGCCCGGGAAACTGGCTGCATCCATCTCCATCACCATGCAGAACATTGGAGGTGAGAACTAAGGACACTTCAATGGTCATTCAGGAAGACAGATCAAAGTCTCATTGAGCCAAATAAACCAAATGGTTCTGTAAATGTTTACAATAAATATAGACTTTCCAATGGAACAAACATCCCTTCTGCGAACCAATAGGCCTATTCATCCTTGGTTAGTGCTACTAGAACATTCTCAGAGATGTCTGTTTTGGAACAAAATAAGACATGTTTTGATGCAAAGTCACTGATTCACAATATGACTTTGACTAACCGTGACTTTGCTTTTACCTTTGCAGCCATGTCCAGCTACCTCTACATTGTGAAGTACGAGCTGCCGATCGTTATCCAAGCCTTCATGGGAGCTACCAACGGGTACGCAGCTTTGTCTCTAGATTCTGTGTgtgcgttggtgtgtgtgtgtgtgtcttttagtCTGCTGTTACTTTGGTTTGACAAATGGCCCATGGTTGTTTTTGAGCGGTCGACCCTCGAGGTGAAGTAGTGACTTTGGTGTCATTCAAAATGGCGGCGGGTTGTTTTTGAGTGCTGCGCTGGGAAGATGTGAAGAGGCCTCTTTGTCCCTctcagcagagagggagaggagggagcagggacgGTGTGTTGTCGGCAGCCGTTCAAAGGGTCCTTTTAGAAGAGCCAGTGCTGCACAGAGACAGACCTCTGGATGAGCTCATTCAGACCAACCAACTGGCCCATCAAACATTCATGTAGTGTTGCCAGCATGTAGCTAGACCACCCTAAGAGCAGGCTGCTATTTATGTGTGCATTGCAGACATTCTGCCATGTTTGTATTTACAACAACAGTCAAACGAGAAACGAACGCTACAATAGCTTTGATATAGGTCATATTTCTTCACAAAAGCTAGATAAATGTTGGGAATATgaatgtgtgtaagtgtgtgtaactgtgtgttattatattaaaCTGTGTGGTGATATGTGTATACAGTGTATGATGTGTTCTTGTCTCTCCTGTGCGTTCCAGAGAGTGGTATGCGAACGGGGACTATCTTGTGATCTTGGTGTCAGTTGTCATCATCCTGCCACTCTCACTTCTCAGGAACCTTGGTAAGacacaatagtgtgtgtgtgtgtggtaaaatGCAGCACTTGTGTAAAATGTTGTGAAAGGGCAGGGGATGGTGACGCACTGTGGCAACGTATGTGTGTAGTAGAGGCCAGAACAGTTTGTTTACATTAGATTCCTTTTTGACTGATAAAGTTAATATATTGCCTTAGAGTACATTCTTACTCATTGTAATATAGTTTTAATATGTTATAACGGATATTACACAGTTGTTAGTATATTTCCTATCTTACATTTCCACAGTATATGAAGTACTCAatagttttctctctctgttaccttaCTTCAGGTTACCTTGGTTACACAAGTGGTTTCTCCCTGCTTTGCATGGTGTTCTTCCTGATTGTGGTGAGTCAACATCCTAAACTACTCTGCTGTTATGGTCTTTATAGTTCAGGTTATTGTAGTGAATGGCTCACCTATAGATATGATATCTTAATTTTATAACTCTGTTATCGAAGATAACGTTCCTGCACAGTAGGAAATGCAAATTGTAGTGTATTTAAGGTTTAAAGCGGCTTCTAAAGTTAGTAATTTCCACTATAATACTGTCAATCTTGATTTATCCTAACTAAAATGTATCAACCACatttccattaattataatccatacaataattcacatttcctgtcgcTGCAGGACTATTTTCCTGcagtgagaaactggtcaaattaagatagaACACCCGAATAACTGTGACACATTGGTTTACAATTCAGACCTGCTCACACTAGACGGACCATGAGCAATCATTCTAAAAGTAATGAGTTTTAATCTGTAGTAGTTATAATATTGGCAATTAGCAATGTATGTAGCCAATAGTCTGTACCTTTTGTATGGGAGTCTAAATGGACTTGGTTTCTTTTCCAGGTGATCTATAAGAAGTTCCAGATACCGTGCCCTTACGTCCCTAACATGGACGTGATACTGAACGAGACGGTTAGCAAGGTCCTGAACAACACAATGGGCTTCCTCAACACCACCGCCGTCGTCTACAACGAGGACGTCTGCACACCCAAATACTTTGTCTTCAACTCTCAGGTGAGAAATGGACAGATATGTTGAGTGGTAAATCGATAAATAGAAAGAGAACTACTTAATGGATGTCCAAGTGCTTTCGTACTTGTCTTTAGGTTTGTTTTTTGTGTGATCTAATGCTTtttttgtgtctgtgtgcatgtgtcaaATGTCTAACGGTCTTGTCTAACGCTCTCCTTCAGACTGTGTATGCTGTTCCTATCCTGACGTTCGCCTTTGTCTGCCACCCCGCCGTCCTGCCCATGTACGAGGAGCTTAAAGAGTGAGTCTATCGCTGTTTACCCAGCTGCCACGTTGTcaaggctacacacacacacacacacacacacacacacacacacacacacacacacacacacacacacacacacacacacacacacacacacacacacacacacacagacacacagagtttATAGCTGTAGTACTTGTGAaggaagaaagagaaaagaaCAGTGGTTCTGTGTTTTCTCAACCTCCTCTTCTTTCCCAGTCGTTCCCGTAGAAAGATGCAGGGCGTGGCCAACGTGTCTTTCCTGGCCATGTTCATCATGTACCTGCTGGCTGCTCTCTTCGGATATCTGACCTTCAACGGTGAGCCACCCCCGCCCCTCTTAGAAACATATTCATCCATTTAACAGTCAGATACAAAACTAGTTTGAGCAGGAAACAGTCCGTTTTGGGCTCATTACAACCAGTTGTTATGCAAATACTGTCCCCCATGAGAAAACAAGACACAGAGTCATCTGTCCAATACACCAATGATCCTGTATATTTGTTATGGCAAGGACATCGCAGCAGGTGTCCAGCCATGTTCCAGACTTCCCTAATATTGCTACGCAATGGCCCTCGTTAGCAAGGACAACATGACGAAAATGAATGAACTAGGGTGTGAAAATTACGCACAACCTTGAATAATCTAAACTGTATTCCAATTGATCTCTCAATCTCAGTTTGATTTGGCTGGACATGTAACATGCAGGTTACAAAGACATTTCTGACCTAACACCAATAATACAGCTAAATGAGAGAATGTTGACCGTAGGGGTTATTATAGAGCATTGCTGACCAGGGTTCGATACCCAGTTGGTCACACATGGGCCCTATGTCTGGATATCTGAAAGGTGTGGACTCATgggccggcagggtagcctagtggttagagcgttggactagtaaccggaaggttgctagttcaaacccctgagctgacaaatctgtcgttctgcccctgaacaggcagttaacccactgttcctaggccgtcattgaaaataagaatttgttcttaactgacttgcctggttaaataaaggtaaaataaataaataagggaAATGAATTGAATATGTGGCTTTATAAGTGAAAGGAAACAAGCATAAATTAAATGACCGTATTGGATTGGCTTTACAGTGAATGTGGAGCCCGAACTTCTGCACACCTACTCCAAGGTCTACAAGTCTGACGTGATCCTACTCATCGTTCGTCTGGCCGTGCTGACAGCTGTCACCCTGACTGTCCCTGTGGTGCTGTTTCCCGTAAGCCTCACTTCTATCTGTCTGGCTGgcagcttgtctgtctgtccatcgtCCATTGTCAAGTTTGGCATTGCCACCATGTTGaccttggtctctgtctctctgtagatcCGCACGTCGGTCAACCAGCTACTGTGTGCCTCCAAGGAGTTCAGCTGGATCCGCCACACAATCATCACCGTGGTTCTGCTGGCCAGCACAAATTGTCTGGTCATCTTCGTCCCCACCATCAGAGACATCTTCGGCTTCATTGGTGAGTGAATGTGTTCAGTTGGTCAGGTGCAGTTCACAGAATCTAGAAGTTGTaacagagaaagaaaagaggTGAACATCCCCACTGAGACTGTCATCTTCCTCCTCAGGTGCATCTGCGGCAGCCATGTTGATCTTCATCCTGCCCTCTGCCTTCTATATCAAACTGGTCAAGAAAGAGCCCATGAAGTCTGTGCAGAAAATTGGGGTAAGAAAAAACCCTGCTCCTTTTTGATCCATGAATTGATGTGTTTGTGGGTGTTGTGGTCTGTGACTCCTGGCAAGCAGCAATCAGAGTGGAGAAGAAAGCCTTGTTGTGCTAAAGGCCCAACGgtctcgtcctccctctctctccaggcatCCATCTTCCTGTGCAGTGGTTTCTTCGTCATGATCGGCAGCTTGACCCTCATCACCCTTGACTGGATCAACAACGCCTCACAAGCCTCCGACGGACACTAGGATACCTCATCCACCGGGGTATCCTAGTTCAGCCGCTAAACATCTGACCGCTAAGACTGCTacccaagaagaagaaaatgacCTCACATACAACAATGTTCGGCTTTGAACTCTAAGCAAGAGACTATACCATTCCAATGAGAATGTACTGAACTTTGTACAGTATGCAGTTAAGCCACACAGGTGGTGATTATCCTTTTTCCTTTCGTTGTGCTTTCTTTGTTTTGTTTCCCGTTTTGGACGTTTTCTCTTTTTTTGTTAttctggtacagttgaaacattTGACGGTGCCTCAAACAGGGATGGTGTAGTTGTAGAGTTCCACTGCAGCTCATATTCAGGTACTGCGTGTGAGCTCAGCTTTTTGGGCACGGCGACAACTTTTCTCAACCAGGGCCGCACGCAACCGCGGACATCCTGGAATCGCAGAACTCATTAGAGGTGAAGAACGTGACAGCAGACTCTACTCGAGGCGAATAATTTAGTGTTCAACttcttattttttaaaacattgcCAAAAAAGGTATTTGTAATATGTGTTTATATATTTAAAAAGCACTTCATGTTCAGCACACTCGTGAGGAAATTGTCTGTTCACGGACTACTAGACCGCTTATCAGTATTTGTACCAAGGCTGTGTGACCTAGCTAGTGGTGTCGGCTTAACTTGTAAAATGCTTAGTATGTATCAACGAAACCTGCCTTCTCAAAACCCCACACTGGAAGTTGCAAAAGATCTCTTCTGAGAAATCTCTTTTAAAGAAATGTATTACGCATTATAATGTATTGAAGACCTTGTTCAAATCTAGCACAGCGATGACACTACTGCTTGTAGATGGGGCATGCTCCCTGTCAAATCCCTCGGATGCTAAGGGGAGGGGGACGTTACACTTTTTTTTCTTTAAGGAAGAATATCTTGAATTTGACCACATGCGTGGTTGTAATGTACCTGTTTAACTTGCAAAAATAGTTTGTTTTCTGACTGTTTTGAGACCGCATATAACCAAACGTCACATCAACGTTACATAATGGCTTCCATGCAGAACTGAGGGAAGGCGGAGGAATGTCGTGTGAGCTGCTCAGTGTATCTGTCAAAATGTCAGTGTTTTTCTAACGGTTGGCAGCTTCTCCTTATTAAACATAACCGTAGTTACAAAAAAATAACGAAATGATTGATAAGGATAGTGTAGAGTTGGCTTGTCGCCTCGTCACAAACACTAGGCGAGTGGCTCACTGCTTCCAATGTTAACCTCACACATCATCCAAACTGTTATTGTCCTGCGATTATTTATGGAAGAACATGAAATCAATGTAATTTTATCTATTTTACTATATTTATATATTGTACATATATGTGTAAATATCTATGAGTTGAATTACTGTATATATGCTCTGTTTTGTTTAACCTTCTATTGGCATTTCACTAAAACTAGAGCTGTAAAAATAGCTGGTGAATTTGGTCTTTATCAATTTACCCCCCCTATGATTCAGTATGGAGCTGTTCACTTTCATTTCTGGAACCATAGTGAGAGAGTTTTCCCTCTTCCACTTGCTGTAATTCTGAAAGACCATGTTTAAAGTGGAACCTACCAAAGCATAGTGGCAGTGGTCTTTGTGTAACACACTTCACACTTGTTCTATTTGTGACCCTGATAACCTTTTCTCACATGCTTTATGCACGTCTTGGTTAGAGAGTATGTGAGCCATCTCTTGACCTCAGGAGCAGAGCGCATCGCCCACCAGTGTTACACTCTTGTTTCAATGAAACACTATGTACATCATGTAATT of the Oncorhynchus gorbuscha isolate QuinsamMale2020 ecotype Even-year linkage group LG25, OgorEven_v1.0, whole genome shotgun sequence genome contains:
- the LOC124014155 gene encoding sodium-coupled neutral amino acid transporter 2-like, which translates into the protein MKQATAKTEMSRFNISPDEDSSVSSNSHEYSSCPTKKVPIDSQYPDMDAESQNFLPDYHLDKKKYETDYHPGTASFGMSVFNLGNAIMGSGILGLSYAMANTGIALFVILLVAVSIFSLYSVHLLLKTANEGGSLVYEQLGYKAFGMPGKLAASISITMQNIGAMSSYLYIVKYELPIVIQAFMGATNGEWYANGDYLVILVSVVIILPLSLLRNLGYLGYTSGFSLLCMVFFLIVVIYKKFQIPCPYVPNMDVILNETVSKVLNNTMGFLNTTAVVYNEDVCTPKYFVFNSQTVYAVPILTFAFVCHPAVLPMYEELKDRSRRKMQGVANVSFLAMFIMYLLAALFGYLTFNVNVEPELLHTYSKVYKSDVILLIVRLAVLTAVTLTVPVVLFPIRTSVNQLLCASKEFSWIRHTIITVVLLASTNCLVIFVPTIRDIFGFIGASAAAMLIFILPSAFYIKLVKKEPMKSVQKIGASIFLCSGFFVMIGSLTLITLDWINNASQASDGH